A single genomic interval of Corylus avellana chromosome ca10, CavTom2PMs-1.0 harbors:
- the LOC132163548 gene encoding protein CNGC15b-like produces MGFGNSRSVRFEEDVESSKLHAVKKKKEVVWKSGKSLKAKVLSTVFSEDYEKQGKKILDPRGQRIGRWNKIFLVVCLVSLSLDPLFFYLPVVRDEVCIAIAVQLEVILTTLRTVADVFYMIQIYNRFRTAYVAPSSRVFGRGELVLDSSKIVRRYLRKGFFVDLIAALPLPQVLIWIIIPNLRGSTTRNTKNVLRFFIIFQYLPRLFLIFPLSSQIVKATGLLTETAWAGAAYNLMLYMLASHVLGACWYLLSIERQEACWRSVCNNEKPYCEYGFFDCSRVANPSRHSWFTSSNVSSQCKPHNGFYQFGIYGDALISGVTTSPFFNKYFYCLWWGLKNLSSLGQNLSTTTYLGEIVFSIIVATLGLVLFGFFIGNMQTYLQSMTVRFEEWRIKKTDSEQWMRHRQLPSELRQSVRKYNQYEWVATRGVDEDALLKALPLDLRRDIRRHLCLDLVRRVPLFDQMEERMLDAICERLKPALCTEGTFLVREGDPVNEMVFILRGHLDSYTTGGGRTGFFNSCHSGPGDFYGEELVTWALDARSTSILPSSTRTIKAITQMEAFAIGAQDLKFVASQYRKLRSKQLRHKFRLYSHQWRTWAACFVQIAWHRYKKRKEAAAEVMRTREDDAAHHNDREPEPPQPHESGAERLRVNNTKWGVLKHSISSCGIVGSLQKPAEPDFSVDEE; encoded by the exons ATGGGTTTTGGAAATTCAAGATCTGTAAG ATTTGAAGAGGATGTTGAATCATCAAAGCTCCAcgcagtgaagaagaagaaggaggttGTTTGGAAGAGTGGAAAATCCCTGAAAGCGAAAGTACTGTCCACAGTGTTTTCTGAGGACTATGAGAAACAGGGGAAGAAGATATTAGATCCCAGAGGGCAGAGGATCGGGCGATGGAACAAGATATTCTTAGTGGTTTGCTTGGTTTCATTGTCTCTGGATCCTCTGTTCTTCTACTTGCCGGTTGTAAGGGATGAAGTGTGCATTGCCATTGCAGTGCAGCTTGAAGTGATCCTCACAACTCTGAGAACAGTGGCGGATGTTTTTTACATGATTCAAATTTACAATAGATTTCGTACAGCTTATGTTGCACCTTCATCCCGTGTGTTTGGGAGAGGAGAGCTTGTTCTTGACTCTTCCAAGATTGTCAGAAGGTACCTGCGAAAGGGTTTCTTTGTTGACCTAATTGCTGCCTTGCCCCTTCCTCAA gTGTTAATTTGGATAATTATCCCTAACCTTAGGGGATCCACAACGAGAAACACCAAAAACGTTCTTCGATTCTTCATAATATTTCAGTACCTGCCGAGGTTGTTTCTTATATTTCCTCTCTCATCACAAATTGTCAAGGCCACTGGTCTTTTGACAGAAACAGCATGGGCAGGTGCTGCTTACAACCTCATGCTTTACATGCTGGCAAGCCAC GTTTTAGGAGCTTGCTGGTACCTTTTATCAATCGAGCGACAGGAAGCATGCTGGAGAAGCGTGTGCAATAATGAGAAGCCGTATTGTGAATATGGATTCTTTGATTGCTCGAGGGTTGCAAATCCTAGTAGACACTCGTGGTTCACGTCAAGCAATGTCTCAAGCCAATGCAAACCCCATAATGGGTTCTATCAGTTCGGTATATATGGTGATGCTTTGATATCCGGCGTTACCACCTCACCTTTCTTCAACAAGTACTTTTATTGTCTTTGGTGGGGCTTGAAGAATTTGAG TTCCTTGGGACAAAATCTTTCGACAACCACTTACCTCGGAGAAATAGTTTTTTCCATAATCGTTGCAACTCTTGGGCTGGTTCTTTTTGGATTCTTCATTGGTAATATGCAG ACATACCTCCAATCCATGACCGTCCGATTTGAAGAGTGGAGGATAAAGAAAACAGACAGTGAACAATGGATGCGTCACAGGCAGCTACCTTCTGAATTAAGACAATCTGTTCGCAAGTACAATCAGTATGAATGGGTGGCTACTCGAGGAGTTGATGAGGATGCTCTTCTCAAAGCCCTTCCTTTGGATCTCCGAAGAGATATCAGGCGCCATCTTTGCCTTGACTTGGTTCGACGA GTGCCGTTGTTCGATCAAATGGAAGAAAGGATGCTAGATGCAATATGTGAGAGGCTTAAGCCTGCGTTGTGCACGGAAGGCACATTTCTTGTGCGTGAAGGCGACCCTGTAAACGAAATGGTCTTCATACTCCGCGGCCACCTTGATTCCTATACCACCGGCGGCGGGCGCACTGGGTTCTTCAACTCGTGCCACAGCGGTCCCGGTGACTTCTACGGCGAGGAACTTGTGACGTGGGCCTTGGACGCACGCTCAACTTCCATCCTACCATCCTCCACACGTACAATCAAAGCCATTACGCAAATGGAGGCGTTTGCTATTGGCGCGCAAGACTTGAAATTTGTAGCCTCGCAGTACAGAAAGCTGCGCAGCAAACAGCTGAGACACAAGTTCAGGCTCTACTCGCACCAGTGGAGAACGTGGGCTGCATGTTTCGTGCAAATTGCATGGCACCGGTACAAGAAACGGAAGGAAGCCGCGGCTGAGGTGATGAGGACAAGAGAGGACGATGCGGCTCATCATAATGATCGTGAGCCGGAGCCGCCACAACCGCATGAGTCAGGCGCCGAGAGGCTGAGAGTAAACAACACTAAATGGGGTGTCCTCAAGCACTCTATTTCGAGCTGTGGGATTGTTGGCTCATTGCAGAAGCCGGCGGAGCCTGATTTTTCTGTTGACGAGGAATGA